Proteins encoded in a region of the Misgurnus anguillicaudatus chromosome 9, ASM2758022v2, whole genome shotgun sequence genome:
- the pus1 gene encoding pseudouridylate synthase 1 homolog: protein MLNFCRVVDVLSSQRLIPAIKIKGWPDPILKSRLFCVSCKMTEDPTETKALKRSADDALVETEHEDKKLKTDQDQQNVDRKHPKKKVALLMAYSGKGYYGMQRNAKNSQFRTIEDELVSALIKAGCIPEGHGEEMKKMSFQRCARTDKGVSAAGQVVSLKLWMIENILASIDAHLPPHIRILGYRRVTGGFNAKNNCDGRTYSYMLPTVAFSPKDFNQEDMSFRLTSETLLKVNRLFGLYKGTHNFHNFTSQKGPRDPSAKRYITHMSCGEPFVKQDAEFAVINVRGQSFMMHQIRKMIGLVIAVVKGYVGEEVIERSWGEEKVDVPKAPGLGLVLERVHFDRYNKRYGGDGIHETLDWTEEEPAIAAFKDKHIYPSIVETELHEKSMVNWMATLYIHNFEATVTGNQENKDDDDDNGNASD, encoded by the exons ATGCTGAATTTTTGTCGGGTCGTTGATGTTTTATCGAGTCAAAGGTTAATTCCAGCTATCAAAATCAAAG ggtGGCCAGATCCCATTTTAAAGTCCCGTTTGTTTTGCGTATCCTGCAAAATGACCGAGGATCCAACAGAAACAAAAGCTTTGAAAAGATCAGCAGATGATGCATTGGTTGAGACCGAGCATGAAGACAAGAAACTTAAAACGGATCAAGATCAGCAAAATGTTGACAGAAAACACCCGAAGAAGAAGGTGGCATTGCTGATGGCATATTCGGGCAAGGGGTATTATGGGATGCAG AGAAATGCAAAGAACTCCCAGTTTAGGACCATCGAGGATGAACTGGTCTCGGCTCTTATCAAAGCAGGATGTATACCTGAGGGTCATGGAGAAGAGATGAAGAAGATGTCTTTCCAAAGATGTGCACGAACAGATAAG GGTGTTTCTGCTGCAGGACAAGTTGTGTCTCTGAAGCTGTGGATGATTGAAAACATCCTGGCCAGCATCGATGCCCATCTGCCACCCCACATAAGAATTTTAG GTTACAGAAGAGTCACTGGTGGCTTCAATGCCAAAAACAACTGCGATGGCAGAACTTACTCTTACATGCTTCCGACAGTCGCTTTCTCCCCAAAAGACTTTAATCAGGAAGACATGTCGTTTCGTTTGACCTCCGAGACCCTTCTGAAGGTCAACCGTTTGTTCGGCCTATACAAAGGCACCCACAATTTCCACAACTTCACTTCGCAAAAGGGTCCCCGGGACCCCAGCGCCAAACGCTACATCACTCACATGTCATGCGGGGAGCCCTTTGTAAAACAGGATGCGGAGTTTGCCGTCATCAACGTAAGAGGCCAAAGCTTCATGATGCACCAGATCCGCAAGATGATCGGTCTTGTGATCGCGGTTGTTAAAGGATACGTGGGTGAGGAGGTGATCGAGAGGAGCTGGGGGGAGGAGAAGGTTGATGTTCCCAAAGCACCGGGGCTCGGGTTAGTGCTGGAGAGGGTGCACTTTGATCGTTACAACAAGCGCTATGGTGGAGATGGTATCCACGAGACTCTGGATTGGACTGAAGAGGAACCTGCTATTGCTGCTTTTAAGGACAAGCACATTTATCCAAGCATCGTAGAAACTGAGCTTCATGAGAAGTCCATGGTGAATTGGATGGCTACGCTATACATCCATAATTTCGAAGCGACGGTGACGGGAAACCAAGAGAACAAA gatgatgatgatgataatggaAATGCATCTGACTGA
- the noc4l gene encoding nucleolar complex protein 4 homolog isoform X2 yields MIAEPNMAPSRDRNVKKGDAGENSQISYKKAINTKSERVLQNRKHANDIFDVIEYLQSDKEKEIICATNACSKIFCELLERGELYVGQLPTEDDLIHGGRSADEKYHMFMRHRYNNCVELLLENMGHNDFQESSLCAIMKFVAAEGKHPLQNLDWSEHYSFPRELILALVEHLLSEKEDMALLISRFQEFLEMDDVRYYVMSSVRDNITRVMERNKGAVVPIYQNNVFTLLSSINIPSQASEMTNFLVKQETKHEDWKAAKLKEHKRAYEQMWLVFLKYKLPGSMYKKILVILHESIMPQMSDPTLMIDFLTAAYDVGGAISLLALNGLFVLIHEHNLDYPDFYKKLYNLLEPTLFHVKYRARFFHLANIFLSSSHLPVYLVAAFVKRLARLALTAPPTALLILLPFICNLIRRHPSCRVLIHRPSAAEEPCDDPYVMEEEDPAQCHALESSLWEIQTLQKHYHPDVAKAAMVINEPLSEAEDDISKLLELSTFELMERELKAKQKTVPLEFDTATELLKSSREVLGVHFSLD; encoded by the exons ATGATTGCTGAACCAAACATGGCGCCGTCCAGGGATCGCAACGTGAAAAAAGGCGACGCAGGAGAAAACAGTCAAATTTCATATAAGAAAGCCATAAACACTAAATCAGAGCGTGTACTTCAAAACAGGAAACATGCCAACGACATATTTGACGTCATTGAGTATTTGCAG TCAGATAAAGAGAAAGAAATAATTTGCGCCACCAATGCCTGCAGTAAGATCTTTTGTGAGTTGCTCGAGAGAGGAGAGCTGTATGTCGGTCAGCTGCCTACAGAAGATGACCTGATTCATG GTGGTCGCAGTGCTGACGAAAAGTATCACATGTTTATGAGACACAGATACAACAATTGTGTGGAACTTCTGCTGGAGAATATGGGTCACAATGATTTTCAG gAGAGTTCCCTTTGTGCAATAATGAAATTTGTAGCTGCAGAGGGCAAACATCCTCTTCAGAACCTGGACTGGAGTGAACATTACAGCTTTCCCAGAGAGCTTATACTG GCATTGGTGGAGCATCTTCTCTCAGAGAAAGAGGACATGGCCCTCCTCATTTCCAGGTTTCAGGAGTTTCTGGAGATGGATGATGTGCGGTATTACGTCATGAGTTCAGTTCGAGACAACATTACCAGAGTCATGGAAAGAAACAAAGGG GCTGTGGTTCCGATCTATCAAAACAATGTTTTCACGCTCCTCTCATCCATCAACATTCCTAGTCAAGCATCAGAGATGACCAACTTCCTTGTTAAACAAGAGA CAAAACATGAAGACTGGAAAGCTGCCAAATTAAAG GAGCACAAGAGAGCCTATGAACAAATGTGGCTGGTGTTTCTTAAGTACAAG TTACCTGGTAGCATGTACAAGAAAATCCTGGTTATCTTGCATGAATCTATAATGCCACAGATGAGTGATCCTACACTGATGATTGACTTTCTGACCGCCGCCTATGATGTTG GCGGAGCGATCAGTTTATTGGCTCTAAATGGTTTATTTGTCCTCATACATGAACACAATTT AGATTATCCAGATTTTTATAAGAAGCTGTACAATCTACTGGAGCCTACGCTTTTCCATGTTAAATACAGAGCACGCTTTTTTCACCTGGCCAACATCTTCCTCTCTTCATC ACATCTGCCAGTATATCTTGTGGCAGCTTTTGTAAAGCGCCTGGCTCGTCTGGCCCTCACAGCGCCACCTACAGCTCTTCTAATCCTACTGCCTTTCATCTGTAACCTCATTCGTCGGCATCCCTCATGCAGGGTCCTCATTCACAGACCGAGTGCAGCTGAAG AGCCATGTGATGACCCATATGTGATGGAGGAAGAGGATCCAGCTCAGTGTCATGCTTTGGAGAGCAGCCTATGGGAGATCCAG ACGCTTCAGAAGCATTATCATCCAGATGTGGCAAAGGCTGCTATGGTTATAAATGAGCCACTTTCAGAGGCCGAGGATGACATTAGTAAACTGCTGGAACTGTCTACATTTGAG CTAATGGAGAGAGAACTGAAGGCTAAACAGAAGACCGTACCACTAGAGTTCGACACGGCCACAGAGCTCCTGAAGAGTTCAAGAGAAGTTCTCGGCGTGCACTTTTCTCTAGATTAA
- the noc4l gene encoding nucleolar complex protein 4 homolog isoform X1, with protein sequence MIAEPNMAPSRDRNVKKGDAGENSQISYKKAINTKSERVLQNRKHANDIFDVIEYLQSDKEKEIICATNACSKIFCELLERGELYVGQLPTEDDLIHGGRSADEKYHMFMRHRYNNCVELLLENMGHNDFQVKESSLCAIMKFVAAEGKHPLQNLDWSEHYSFPRELILALVEHLLSEKEDMALLISRFQEFLEMDDVRYYVMSSVRDNITRVMERNKGAVVPIYQNNVFTLLSSINIPSQASEMTNFLVKQETKHEDWKAAKLKEHKRAYEQMWLVFLKYKLPGSMYKKILVILHESIMPQMSDPTLMIDFLTAAYDVGGAISLLALNGLFVLIHEHNLDYPDFYKKLYNLLEPTLFHVKYRARFFHLANIFLSSSHLPVYLVAAFVKRLARLALTAPPTALLILLPFICNLIRRHPSCRVLIHRPSAAEEPCDDPYVMEEEDPAQCHALESSLWEIQTLQKHYHPDVAKAAMVINEPLSEAEDDISKLLELSTFELMERELKAKQKTVPLEFDTATELLKSSREVLGVHFSLD encoded by the exons ATGATTGCTGAACCAAACATGGCGCCGTCCAGGGATCGCAACGTGAAAAAAGGCGACGCAGGAGAAAACAGTCAAATTTCATATAAGAAAGCCATAAACACTAAATCAGAGCGTGTACTTCAAAACAGGAAACATGCCAACGACATATTTGACGTCATTGAGTATTTGCAG TCAGATAAAGAGAAAGAAATAATTTGCGCCACCAATGCCTGCAGTAAGATCTTTTGTGAGTTGCTCGAGAGAGGAGAGCTGTATGTCGGTCAGCTGCCTACAGAAGATGACCTGATTCATG GTGGTCGCAGTGCTGACGAAAAGTATCACATGTTTATGAGACACAGATACAACAATTGTGTGGAACTTCTGCTGGAGAATATGGGTCACAATGATTTTCAGGTGA aggAGAGTTCCCTTTGTGCAATAATGAAATTTGTAGCTGCAGAGGGCAAACATCCTCTTCAGAACCTGGACTGGAGTGAACATTACAGCTTTCCCAGAGAGCTTATACTG GCATTGGTGGAGCATCTTCTCTCAGAGAAAGAGGACATGGCCCTCCTCATTTCCAGGTTTCAGGAGTTTCTGGAGATGGATGATGTGCGGTATTACGTCATGAGTTCAGTTCGAGACAACATTACCAGAGTCATGGAAAGAAACAAAGGG GCTGTGGTTCCGATCTATCAAAACAATGTTTTCACGCTCCTCTCATCCATCAACATTCCTAGTCAAGCATCAGAGATGACCAACTTCCTTGTTAAACAAGAGA CAAAACATGAAGACTGGAAAGCTGCCAAATTAAAG GAGCACAAGAGAGCCTATGAACAAATGTGGCTGGTGTTTCTTAAGTACAAG TTACCTGGTAGCATGTACAAGAAAATCCTGGTTATCTTGCATGAATCTATAATGCCACAGATGAGTGATCCTACACTGATGATTGACTTTCTGACCGCCGCCTATGATGTTG GCGGAGCGATCAGTTTATTGGCTCTAAATGGTTTATTTGTCCTCATACATGAACACAATTT AGATTATCCAGATTTTTATAAGAAGCTGTACAATCTACTGGAGCCTACGCTTTTCCATGTTAAATACAGAGCACGCTTTTTTCACCTGGCCAACATCTTCCTCTCTTCATC ACATCTGCCAGTATATCTTGTGGCAGCTTTTGTAAAGCGCCTGGCTCGTCTGGCCCTCACAGCGCCACCTACAGCTCTTCTAATCCTACTGCCTTTCATCTGTAACCTCATTCGTCGGCATCCCTCATGCAGGGTCCTCATTCACAGACCGAGTGCAGCTGAAG AGCCATGTGATGACCCATATGTGATGGAGGAAGAGGATCCAGCTCAGTGTCATGCTTTGGAGAGCAGCCTATGGGAGATCCAG ACGCTTCAGAAGCATTATCATCCAGATGTGGCAAAGGCTGCTATGGTTATAAATGAGCCACTTTCAGAGGCCGAGGATGACATTAGTAAACTGCTGGAACTGTCTACATTTGAG CTAATGGAGAGAGAACTGAAGGCTAAACAGAAGACCGTACCACTAGAGTTCGACACGGCCACAGAGCTCCTGAAGAGTTCAAGAGAAGTTCTCGGCGTGCACTTTTCTCTAGATTAA
- the phpt1 gene encoding 14 kDa phosphohistidine phosphatase gives MTGFFSVLNYLIVLGFVSNAFAKMSAERLAKIPEVDIDPNGVFKYVLIRVHSKTDDESHVDIVRGYAWAEYHADIYDRVSGELERAGGVDCECLGGGRIKHNSAEKKIHVYGYSMGFGKAKHAVSTEKIKACYPDYEVTWADEGY, from the exons ATGACAGGCTTCTTTTCTGTACTGAACTACTTAATAGTCTTGGGGTTTGTAAGTAACGCGTTTGCTAAAATGTCAGCCGAACGTCTCGCTAAAATCCCCGAGGTTGATATAGATCCGAATGGCGTGTTTAAATATGTCCTCATACGCGTGCACAGCAAAACTGACGACGAGTCACATGTGGATATTGTGAGAGGATACGCATGGGCCGAGTATCACG CTGATATATATGATCGTGTTTCTGGAGAGCTGGAGAGAGCAGGTGGGGTGGACTGTGAATGTCTCGGAGGTGGACGGATCAAACATAACAGCGCTGAGAAAAAGATTCACGTCTACGGCTATTCCATG GGCTTCGGAAAAGCAAAGCATGCCGTTTCCACTGAGAAAATAAAGGCTTGTTACCCAGACTACGAGGTCACTTGGGCAGATGAGGGGTATTGA
- the LOC141366008 gene encoding uncharacterized protein — translation MRTGLTEDLQAIDDTRKTAVIDRELLRLNIDIAALQETRLPKSGSLKEKNYTFFWQGKGAEEFREYGVGFAVKNSLQSMIEPPTGGTERTLTLRLSTVQGVINLICIYAPTQLASTETKDQFYELLDHIIKGIPSSEQVYLLGDFNARVGADRESWPSILGHQGIGNMNENGQRLLELCCYYKLCVTNTFFQNKACHKTSWRHPRSKHWHQLDLIITRKDSLNSVCNTRAYHSADCDTDHSLVASKVKLKPKKLHHKKQKFQPKIDTSKTAYADKNQEFIKRLEETLAKREGLNAEDQWIFLRNTIFDSALLTYGKKEHKSTDWFEANIMELEPVIEAKRDALINYKRNPSLQNMQALRTARNEAKRTARRCANNYWLQLSDNIQEASDTGNIRKMYEGIKQATGIPIRKTVPLKSKTGDVILTGTSKYVVGLSITWNSFPKKTLLPKKPSTALKTCHWREGMVPHDMRNVKIITLYKNKGDCRDCNNYRGISLLSVVGKVFARVILKRLQVLADRIYPESQCGFRAKRGTVDMIFSVRQLQEKCREQRMPLLIAFIDLTKAFDLVSRKGLFQLRQKIGCPPQLLNIIASFHDDMKGIVSCDGKPSKPFDIKSGVKQGCVLAPTLFGIFFSMLLTFAFRHSTEGVHLHTRSDGRLFNLARLKAKTKVRSVLIREMLFADDAALVAHTEEELQQLLSQFSHACKEFGLTISIKKTNVMSQNVPSPPSIKIDNNVLENTDKFTYLGSTITNHLSLDKEIDMRIAKAAIILSKLSKKVWDNNNISLNTKLKVYQACVLNTLLYSSETWTTYAIQENRLESFHLRCLRRILGITWEDKITNTSVLEQTNSYSMHTLLTQRRLRWIGHVRRMKDGRIPKDILYGELATGHRPVGRPALRYKDVFKRDLKATGINPDTWESLAEKRSAWKTIVSDGIQRGEMKRLQQLKDKRSRRKERKSSHDSNLPSSFVCLNCGRD, via the exons ATGCGTACTGGACTGACCGAAGACCTTCAAGCCATTGATGACACTCGCAAGACAGCAGTAATTGATCGTGAATTGCTAAGGCTAAACATCGACATAGCAGCTCTGCAGGAAACGCGTCTGCCAAAAAGTGGGTCATTGAAGGAGAAAAATTATACCTTTTTCTGGCAAGGAAAGGGTGCAGAGGAATTCAGAGAATATGGGGTGGGGTTTGCCGTCAAGAACAGTCTACAAAGTATGATTGAACCACCAACAGGTGGTACAGAGAGAACCCTTACCCTACGTCTTTCAACAGTACAAGGTGTTATAAATCTTATATGTATTTATGCACCAACACAGTTAGCCTCAACTGAGACCAAAGACCAGTTTTACGAGTTATTAGACCATATCATCAAGGGCATACCATCATCAGAACAAGTCTATCTTCTCGGGGACTTCAATGCTCGGGTTGGTGCAGACAGAGAGTCTTGGCCAAGCATCTTAGGTCATCAAGGCATAGGAAACATGAACGAAAATGGTCAGAGACTTTTAGAGCTCTGTTGCTATTACAAACTCTGCGTGACAAACACCTTTTTCCAGAACAAGGCATGTCACAAAACATCTTGGAGACATCCCAGGTCAAAACACTGGCATCAGCTAGACCTGATTATTACTAGGAAGGACTCCCTGAACAGTGTTTGTAACACCAGAGCATACCACAGTGCCGACTGCGATACTGACCACTCTCTGGTAGCCTCCAAGGTCAAACTGAAGCCCAAGAAACTTCACCATAAGAAACAGAAATTTCAACCAAAGATCGATACAAGCAAAACTGCCTACGCTGACAAAAACCAGGAGTTCATCAAGCGACTTGAAGAAACTTTGGCCAAAAGAGAAGGACTTAATGCAGAAGATCAATGGATTTTCCTTAGAAACACCATCTTTGACTCTGCACTCTTGACATATGGAAAGAAAGAACACAAGAGCACGGACTGGTTTGAGGCCAACATTATGGAATTGGAGCCAGTCATTGAAGCCAAACGGGATGCACTGATCAACTACAAGCGAAACCCCAGTCTGCAAAATATGCAAGCACTGAGAACTGCTCGCAATGAAGCAAAACGAACAGCAAGACGCTGCGCAAACAATTACTGGCTCCAACTCTCAGACAACATACAGGAAGCCTCAGACACTGGCAACATTAGGAAAATGTATGAGGGGATTAAGCAGGCAACAGGCATACCAATAAGGAAAACTGTGCCCCTGAAGTCCAAAACAGGAGATGTCATACTGACAGGGACAAGCAAATATGTTGTTGGGCTGAGCATTACTTGGAACTCTTTTCCAAAGAAAACATTGTTACCCAAGAAGCCCTCGACAGCTTTGAAAACCTGCCA CTGGAGAGAAGGGATGGTGCCTCATGATATGCGAAATGTTAAGATCATTACACTTTATAAAAACAAGGGTGACTGCAGAGATTGCAATAACTACCGGGGCATCTCACTGTTGAGCGTGGTGGGCAAGGTGTTTGCTAGAGTGATCTTAAAACGACTGCAAGTCCTTGCTGACCGCATCTATCCAGAGTCACAATGCGGATTCAGGGCTAAAAGAGGTACAGTGGACATGATATTCTCTGTGCGTCAGCTTCAAGAAAAATGCAGAGAACAGCGGATGCCACTCCTCATCGCCTTTATTGACCTCACTAAGGCGTTTGACCTAGTGAGCAGGAAGGGTCTGTTCCAGCTGAGGCAGAAGATTGGTTGTCCCCCACAGTTGCTCAACATCATAGCTTCTTTTCATGATGACATGAAGGGGATAGTAAGTTGTGATGGCAAACCTTCTAAACCCTTCGACATCAAGAGTGGCGTCAAACAGGGATGTGTCCTTGCCCCAACCTTGTTTGGCATCTTCTTCTCCATGCTGTTAACATTTGCCTTTAGACACTCCACAGAAGGTGTTCATCTACACACCAGGAGTGACGGAAGGTTGTTCAATCTGGCCCGCCTGAAAGCCAAGACTAAAGTCCGCTCAGTACTGATTAGAGAGATGCTGTTTGCAGACGATGCAGCCCTGGTGGCGCACACTGAAGAAGAACTACAGCAGCTGCTCAGTCAATTTTCCCATGCCTGCAAAGAGTTTGGGCTCACGATCAGCATTAAAAAGACCAATGTCATGAGCCAAAACGTCCCTTCACCACCATCAATCAAAATTGACAACAATGTGCTGGAAAACACTGATAAGTTCACGTATTTGGGCTCCACCATCACCAATCACTTGTCGCTTGATAAAGAAATAGACATGCGTATTGCAAAAGCTGCTATAATTTTGTCCAAACTCAGCAAGAAAGTGTGGGACAACAATAACATCTCATTGAATACCAAACTCAAAGTATACCAAGCATGCGTTCTCAACACATTGCTGTATAGCAGCGAAACCTGGACGACATATGCCATACAGGAAAACCGCTTGGAAAGTTTCCATCTCCGCTGCCTGCGACGAATCCTTGGTATAACCTGGGAAGACAAGATCACAAACACATCTGTCCTGGAACAGACAAATTCCTACAGCATGCACACTTTGCTCACTCAACGGCGGCTCCGATGGATAGGTCATGTGCGCCGTATGAAGGATGGCCGTATTCCCAAGGATATACTATATGGTGAACTAGCAACAGGACACCGTCCTGTAGGCCGACCAGCACTGCGTTACAAGGATGTTTTCAAGCGTGATTTGAAAGCCACTGGTATAAACCCTGATACCTGGGAGTCACTTGCAGAAAAACGCAGTGCATGGAAAACCATAGTAAGTGATGGAATCCAAAGGGGAGAAATGAAGAGACTCCAGCAGTTGAAGGACAAAAGAAGTCGCAGGAAGGAGAGGAAATCAAGCCATGACTCCAACCTGCCATCCAGCTTTGTCTGCCTAAATTGTGGCAGAGACTGA